The sequence CAAACGGAATTAACGGAATTTTAAGCGGTTTTGAATCCTCTAAACACGTTTTTGATAAACGTGGCTTTTTGCATCAATATTTAGTAGCGCTGGCGATTTCACTTGTAATGACCGTTATTTTGTTTGTGACAGTAGCAACAATTGTCGTTTTTGAGGTGTTTATTCAAAAAACAATCATCCAAGATGTGCTTAGTGATCGAATTCCGTTGATAATTTTGGGTCGATATTTGTTTGTTGTTTTGATGATTTTGATAACATCTTCAATATTATTGCGTTATGGTACTAAACAGTACAATAAAGTGCCTTTTATAAGTATTGGATCTGTTTTTACAACGGTCTTAATTGTTATATCTTCGTTCTTTTTTGGGATTTGGGTTATAAAATTCTCAAAATATAACGAACTTTATGGTTCAATTGGGACATTATTAATTCTAATGTTCTACATTTGGATAAACTGTATGATTCTGCTTTTAGGGTTCGAATTGAACGCTACAATCAGAAAATTAAAACAAAAAAAAAATAAATAAGTATGAAAAATTTGATGCTAACTATCGGAGTGTTCTTCTTTGCGCTGACCATGCAAAGTCAAAGTGTAATTGGAAAATGGAAAACAATTGACGACGAAACCGGAGAAGCAAAATCAATCGTAGAGGTTTACGAAAAAGGAGGGAAAATTTACGGAAAGGTTGTTGAGATACTTCGTGAAAATCATAAAAAAGATGTTTGTTCCAAATGCGATGGTGCTGAAAAAAACAAACCAATTCTTGGAATGATTATTATCAACGGACTTAAAAAAGATGGTTCAGAATATAATGACGGAACTATTTTAGATCCTACAAATGGTAAAAAATACAAATGTTATATCACTTTAGAATCTGCTGATAAATTAAAACTTCGCGGGTATGTTGGGATTTCTTTAATGGGAAGAACACAATACTGGACACGAGTGAAATAACTAATTC comes from Flavobacterium sp. KACC 22761 and encodes:
- a CDS encoding YihY/virulence factor BrkB family protein encodes the protein MSQEIEARIEKLPVVRSLARLLKKIKLPWLEGFSLYDLIEMYVIGIIDGAFSYHASAVSFSFFMALFPFALFILNLIPFIPIDNFQDDFLQFVQQSVPPNTFDAISKIISDILNNSHSGLLSTGFFLSIFLMANGINGILSGFESSKHVFDKRGFLHQYLVALAISLVMTVILFVTVATIVVFEVFIQKTIIQDVLSDRIPLIILGRYLFVVLMILITSSILLRYGTKQYNKVPFISIGSVFTTVLIVISSFFFGIWVIKFSKYNELYGSIGTLLILMFYIWINCMILLLGFELNATIRKLKQKKNK
- a CDS encoding DUF2147 domain-containing protein, with product MKNLMLTIGVFFFALTMQSQSVIGKWKTIDDETGEAKSIVEVYEKGGKIYGKVVEILRENHKKDVCSKCDGAEKNKPILGMIIINGLKKDGSEYNDGTILDPTNGKKYKCYITLESADKLKLRGYVGISLMGRTQYWTRVK